The following coding sequences lie in one Spinacia oleracea cultivar Varoflay chromosome 1, BTI_SOV_V1, whole genome shotgun sequence genomic window:
- the LOC110781830 gene encoding LOB domain-containing protein 21 produces the protein MKKCYNNDLRSTSSCAACKLLKRRCIPNCIFAPHFRADEPKKFAKVHKVFGASNVSKILNEVPEEHREDTVNSLSYEAEARLRDPVYGCIGAVVLLQRRMFQLQHDLALARARLAHYKASSLHTNTNNVVTANINTDDNGLFGLDDHNTVSITNMINLCGEELISSDQLSQSDIGVYNTTDFGQVPDLLPL, from the coding sequence ATGAAGAAGTGCTACAACAACGATCTCAGATCAACCTCATCCTGTGCAGCCTGCAAGCTATTAAAGCGACGATGCATCCCTAACTGCATATTCGCCCCACACTTCCGAGCCGATGAGCCTAAAAAGTTCGCTAAAGTCCACAAAGTATTCGGAGCCAGCAATGTGAGCAAGATCCTCAATGAAGTTCCCGAGGAACACCGTGAAGACACCGTCAATTCTTTATCGTACGAGGCTGAGGCACGCCTTCGTGACCCCGTCTACGGTTGTATTGGCGCCGTTGTTCTTTTACAGAGGCGGATGTTTCAGCTCCAACATGACCTTGCCCTTGCTCGTGCCCGCTTGGCTCACTACAAGGCTAGCAGTTTACATACTAATACTAATAATGTTGTTACTGCTAATATTAATACTGATGACAATGGATTATTTGGGTTGGATGATCATAATACTGTTAGTATAACTAATATGATCAATTTATGCGGCGAAGagctaataagttcagatcagttaAGTCAAAGTGATATCGGGGTTTATAATACTACTGACTTTGGTCAAGTTCCTGATCTTCTTCCTTTGTGA
- the LOC130465607 gene encoding uncharacterized protein, protein MKVYVIVLIVVGFLVGALLLQFMLSRCSKKQPNGSTLQRPVVMSRQSRGVKDGDMFIFAGAAAGGSTAVLASIDYGGSGDGGGDGGGDAGGDGGGGCGGD, encoded by the coding sequence ATGAAAGTATATGTTATTGTGCTCATAGTTGTGGGCTTCCTTGTTGGTGCGCTGCTGTTACAATTTATGCTGAGCAGATGCTCAAAGAAGCAACCAAATGGATCCACTTTGCAGAGACCTGTTGTTATGAGTAGGCAGAGTAGGGGTGTAAAAGATGGTGATATGTTCATTTTCGCTGGCGCGGCTGCAGGTGGTTCTACTGCTGTTTTAGCTAGCATAGATTATGGTGGTAGCGGTGATGGAGGCGGTGATGGAGGAGGTGATGCGGGAGGGGATGGCGGTGGTGGATGTGGTGGTGATTAA